The genomic window TTACCAATGCTTCTGTGTAGCTTTTCGCTTTTTCCTTCATTTCTTGGTCATATTGTATTGCTTCTACATATAATTGATTTGCTTTTGCATTTGTGTCCATACAGCCAATTAAAAAATTGCACAGAATTAAAATGGTAGCAATTACAAGTTTTTTTATCATTTTATTTATTTCTTTATTATGGCTGCGTTCGTTTTGAACGAAATGCTAGCCTCGTCACTGTGGCCGGCAATTGTGAGACCACTGCGAACATTGAGCTCCTCAAGTAGACTTTCTACGCCAGAGGGCGGAATTGCAATGCCACGGTCGCCAATGAAGCACTCGAAATGGTTAGCGAAGAATGAAGAAACCCCCATTGACGTTAGCTCATGTGGATTGCATGTTCTTGCTGAAACTACTGATATCGCAGGAATAACAGTTACTCCTGCCTGCTCCGAGTAAAGAAAAATGAATGATGCTGGCGACAACGAAAGCATTTTTTCGCACTGCTTTTTCATGTCGTCGTAATCCTTAGTTGTGAATGAGGCGCTTGGCTCAACACGCTTGGCTTGAGCCAAGAAACCTTTGCTTACGCTAAAGTTAGGAATTGTTAGGGAAAAGGAACAAAGGAAGTCCGCGCCGAAACGTTTCTCCTGGCTATTACAGCCACGATCAGTAAACGTCTTAGCTGACCAATGGATACCACCAATCTTGGATTTGTTGATTGAGTGCTGGCAAATAGCCAAAAACCGATCGGTGATCTGAGGCTCTTGTTCAACTAGACGGGCTTGGTAGCCTTTAATGGCCTCGCCTGCGGCTTTACCGATTTTATTTGCTAGCTTTTTCGTGATCATAGTATTGCGAAACATAGTACCCCTCTACCAACGTGACCTAATCCACTCTAACATTTTTATAACACAGACTTCGCGAGTTTTGAAAGCAGAAAAAAGCTGGACAGTGCAATTAGTCATTCGAACAGGCACGCCAGAAAACGGCTGGTGCGGGACTTGCTTAGAATTATTCGAAAGCTCCCGTGCCATTAAGTTTTCTGGCACTTTGTAGAAGGCAACCAGACCAATCTTTTCTTCTGTCACTTGAGTCGAAATTCTTACCATTAGATCGTTTTCTTAACCTTGTTGCGGCACATATAGCTTGGGGTCAGGGTTTTGGTTATTTTGGTCTGCTTTTAATAGTTTAACCATTGATTAACTTGTAGGTTTGCCCTGATAATGTTACAATTCGGTTGGAAACAGGGCAAGTCTGCCTCCCAAAATTAACGTTTATGAGTCCATTTTATGGCCCGGAATAACGAAAGTCAACAACCGAAATTGCTCGATCAGGTTCGGCAATACATGAGACTCAAACACTATTCAATTCATACTGAACGCTCATATGTCGACTGGATTGTACGGTTTGTCCGATTTCACCGGATGAAGACAAGAGATGACCTTTTTCCCGGTGAAGCGAAAATAGAAGCCTTTCTCAGCGATCTTGCAATCAATAAAGACGTTGCTCCAGCCACCCAGAATCAGGCAATGAACGCCCTTGTCTTCCTGTACAAAAGGATCCTCGCACAACCTGTAACCGAAGAAATTTGCGCCGTCAGAGCAAACAAAAAAACCAGCCTTCCCGTCGTTATGACCCGACAGGAAGTTGCAACAGTCATCTCTCTGATGGAGGGAACCACTCAGCTTGTCGTTAAACTTCTTTATGGAAGCGGATTACGCATCATGGAAGCCGTCAGACTTCGTGTCAAGGACATCGATTACGAGATGAAACAAATTACCGTGCGCTCAGGAAAAGGAAACAAAGATCGTTTCACCACATTTTCGACAACCCTCATCCCTCTGCTCGACAACCATCTGGCCAGAGTTAAAACCATTCATCAACAGGATCTCGACAAAGGTTTCGGAGAAGTATT from Patescibacteria group bacterium includes these protein-coding regions:
- a CDS encoding integron integrase, with amino-acid sequence MARNNESQQPKLLDQVRQYMRLKHYSIHTERSYVDWIVRFVRFHRMKTRDDLFPGEAKIEAFLSDLAINKDVAPATQNQAMNALVFLYKRILAQPVTEEICAVRANKKTSLPVVMTRQEVATVISLMEGTTQLVVKLLYGSGLRIMEAVRLRVKDIDYEMKQITVRSGKGNKDRFTTFSTTLIPLLDNHLARVKTIHQQDLDKGFGEVFLPGALARKYRNAAKEWAWQYIFPSRDLSVDPGSGFTRRHHIDPSVVNKAIKTAVRRAAITKRISAHTFRHSFATHLLQRGTDIRTIQQLLGHEDLATTMVYTHVLQQGGHGVASPLDDL